The following is a genomic window from Xiphophorus couchianus chromosome 5, X_couchianus-1.0, whole genome shotgun sequence.
TGGCGGCCGTAGAAGAAGCCCCTCCTGCTCTCCCTGCTAATGCAGAGACTCCCTCTGAAGCCCCTGAGCCTGAAGCAGTCCATGCTGCAGAGGTGGCTGCGTGAAAGTGCAAGCGCTCAGCAGGGTGCATCTAGAAAGAAGGGCTTTTAGGACGTAGATGTGTTATATTCCTGATTCCCTGGCCTGAGGGAAAAGGACTCATGAACCTCATTCtcttacaaaaagtaaaaggaacATGCTCTGGTTTATTTCTGTATAGTAGTGGGTATGTTATGCACACTAGAGGTTCATCAGTCCAGTTTTTCtgaggcttttttttctctttacctTTGCTTCCACATTCCTGAAAACCAAATAATCTgataatgtcttgttttaatgaaaatcatGGTTTGACTGTTGGGGCAGGGGGAATCATCAATGAGCAATAGAAAGAACCTCCTCGTGTTTTTATGAAAGAATATTTCATGATGGCCTTAAGAGAGTGGCCAAAAAATCCTGCTGGCTCTTCTTTTTCAGACTACAtctaaataaagtatttttgcacaTCAACAAACAggcaaaaacatgaataaatagtttcaaatgtttgtttttttttgtttcaccttGCGTTATCAAATGCTTATGTTTTTACTGTCACCCCCTCTCTATTTTTAATGATTACACCAATTGGTTTCCATCTTATGAACCTTATCCATGTCATTCTAAAATCTTTTCggactttaaactttttaagcCATTTTCTTACCTGTATCAAAGGATGCTGTAGCTCCCATTTTCCTCAATACTGTACAATGtttatccttaaaaaaaaatcaccaatcTGTTTGGGCATTAAAAGTTGTTCtaataaatcaataaagattaaaatatcACTGAGTCAAAAGGAAATTTGAAATGCTTTAACTAATTCATAATTCCACtggagttttaaaataatatacatttgtacattttattgactgttattgaaaaaaaatatttttttattttgaacaaaatttgGTAAACATCAGCACAAGCAGAGCTGGTCCTGCACACGCAGCATGTTTGATCTCAATTCTAGCCAAAAATCATGCTTATTGGTTTAAATGTacgttttctgatttttttcctaTTTGAAACTCTTTTAAAATACCCAATggtaatatttataaatgaagCTCACAGCGACATGCATCTCCGTGCATACagttgaaaaaaatctatctaaATTATTAAGATAATTAACAACTTCTTATTAAGTTATTATAGAAATAACTATATATGAGTAGTATTATGCTTGTTATGGTTTTATAGCAAACTCAAACTGCTGCGACAAAAGATACTCCACAAAATACATGGAGCATGTTGAAAGATAATGTTTAATATCaccttcaatgttttttttaacttattgtGCAAGAATTGTTCCTTTTCTGATGTAGAACCTCCAACAGGGCCCAAAATTGCTCATATAAGCAAAACCTGAACCAGCTGCAACTGACAGATAAATGTTAGACGCCCTTCTTAGATGCTGCTTGAGCATCCTGCTTTCTAatgccgccctgggcaactgcccatatcTAAAACTGCAACTGGGCATAAGGAGCATGAACCAGTCTGGCAGTTTTCTATAGACCATCCAGTTATAGATACCCTGTCTTTGCAAATGTGATTATAAATCAGGTCATGTTTCATTTGGTAGAAATGTAAAATGCATGACATTGGTTGGGCTGATTTAAATcctacataaaatatattgtttgtagttttagttcttgtgtttttgtataaaatccTGACTGGTTCCTGCTGTCCCACAATCTGCAAACAGCTGTACAGGCCTTGGCTAGCTCCACCGCAGGGATCATCAACGCCTTCGTGGGTGAGGAGAGTCTGGGGGAAGCTCTGCACCAAATGGAAAACGAGGGAAAGGAGCTGAACAACTTGAAGGAAGATCTCCAACCACATCCTCTAGAGACCACAGTGGAAACATCTATAGAGGCAGCTGTTTATATTGAAGAGCAGTTATTTGAGGTGGAAGAAGTGCCACATGGTCTAACTATTGAAGAACTATCTGCTGACCGGATTCCAGCAGCTGACgcagagcaggaggaagaggagaaggaaagaGCTGTTTCACTTCCTGAGGAAATTGCTGAGGCTGAAGAAAACACTCCGATCCCCGACTCTCCTTCAGAGGAAACCGTCTCCTCTCCTGAAGACTCTTTCTCCTCTGATGAGGCTTCGTCTGCTGAGGAGGAGGCCACCGTCACTGCAGAGGCAAcaccagaggaggaggagactaAATCTGAGCAGATCCCTCTGGGGACAGTTGGTGAGACGACTCAGCTGGCAGCCGCCTCCACCGAGCCAAGCCTAGAGGTTCTTTCaaacacagaaccagaacctccatcACCTGTGGCTCCAGCGGACAAGGAAGAACCCTGCCACAGCTGCCACTCTTCTCCATCCTCCAGCAAGGAGGCGGCGCCACCTGCTGCTCTGGGAGAGGATCTGCTCGACATGGACATCGCACAAGAAGCAAAGGAGTCCTTTGACAAACCGTTGGCAAAACAAAGTAAGAacacagagctgctgtttgtttgcgTTTGATTCAGCCGTATATGTAAGAACCCAACGCGACTCTGTTCAACCTGAAGGAAGGCAGACAACAAAGTGTAATCCTCCACCTTACAgggcaaaagaataaaaaatggcagttaaaacaatatcaaaaagtaatctaaacacaaaaaacacatttacgcAATTGGTTGTAGAACAATAATGACACTTTtctaataattataattaacgAAAAACAAAGTGTGCACATCATAATAACTATACAAGTAATTGTAGATAATtttgtgctgaaaaaaaaagaaatgcattaagTTACTGCCTTAAATGATCCACGTATGGGCTAACAATCAACTGGACATCTGTtactaataaagtggccagtgagtgGATGAAAATGActccattttaatttaatttggagTCAGAATCATCTTTATCCTGTCAACAGAACTAGTCGTGTGAGAATGGCTATGACTGATGACATTTAAAGGAGATTAACTTAAATTTAGTTCCATCTGCCTTTACACATCTGGAAGTCTAACTGGAAAAAACAAGGATTACTTTATCTCCTTAGAAACTTCAGACATTTCAAGTTTTATGGCTTGCAGTTACCAGTTTTCTTTACATTCTTTACTAcactaaaaaatatatcagcACTGTTCTGTGTTAATTTATACCTATACCACTTCTGTGCAATTAATTTTTATGGTTAATTAACTTGTTTGAAAGTTGTAATATGTAGACTGTGAATTAATAAGACAGTAGATATTTACTTGTTTGGATCTCCCAACAAGGTTCAATACATCTTTGCACTTAAtgtataaaaaagagaaatgcacAACAAAACATATAGCTGCAGctcaaaaaatataatatacatCTAAAAGGTTCAATATTTTTGTACCTCATGTCAAAAAGTGGAAtcatgtggaaggaaaaattatagaaggaaaaaataaaccaggTTGTAGATTGTTGTCTAGCAACATCCATTCAAGGATTTGGGGGAGCTACACAAGGGCAAGAGGCccaatattaaataaataacacatcattaaatcattaattaaaagTATCATAGAATATATAAAttcttaattaaatgtttaaatagttaatttaataaacaatttattaaatatctcttaaaatgattaaaatacaaACTTATAATAGCCgatgcaaataattaattaaatgtgtatttaattattttatggaCCCTGTTCCTGCGcatcaacataaaaataattttatctttaaGACGCACCAgccaacataaaaataattttatctttaaGACGCACCAGCCAAAGCTGGAGTTTCATTATGCAAGCCTTAATCAGaactacaataaaatacattaaatatttttactccatGTGTGATGAATgtagtttcactttctgaaaggAGTGACACATTTGTTCCTGCTTTTTCAGGACACTAaactgattaactgattaaGCTACTTTTTCCTATAGTGAAAAACAATGCATACAAGTGTCGTGCTTCCACCTCAcatcttcttttttgtgtttgcttgttttagcCATTGAGAATGGAGTTGCGGTGACAGCCATGTCGTGACAGAAAGTTTGCCTTCCTCAATCAAACCTGGATGGCAGAAGACACCAACAAAAGAAGAGGAGGTCACACTCTGAGGCGCTGTCTTTATTAGCAGGTGTTATTATAGCTTTTGTCCACTAGGTGTCAGTAATGCAAAACCTTCTAAGAGTTTTTATGGAGTGAAAGTCTTTGATATTGTAATAAACAGTAGCCTTAGATATTTCAGATTTGCATCACTGCTGCCCATACACCCAAGTATTTTgcagtatttaattttaaagctttaaaatgagAAAGTCACGTGCTGTTAGAgatataaaactttaatgtttcaaGGAAAATGCCCATATTTTGACgcacacttctgttttttttttttttaaattgtattgtttattttcagatgttgCCCTGTTCATCAATCAGATATAGTGACGGAAATCTGTGTATCCTCCAAATTTAACAGagctgttaaaacaaaaacttaataaCGAGGATAACCATCTACCTTCTCTTTGTCTGTAATTTTGAGTGTAACTAAAGactatataaaagaaaaagaaaaatgactgtCCAGGCTGGGACAACATTTTGAGGCAAGCATTGCACATCATATAAAGGAagacattaagaaaaataatgattgtAGATGGgatgtttatatgttttttgaATTCTGCATGACTGGGACATAATGAGGAATGTACTTGACAAGCGAAAGATAGCGGTGTCGTCATAGCATACtcatatttcaaataaagtggTGGACAatcttgtattttctttttcaacattcATTTGCTGTTCatctttgtatttgtttgaaCACCTGAACGAACGTGTCACCTTCAGAGCTCCACAGGTATACCTTGGCTGATTTCACTTTATGACATTCTATGTCAACTGGGTGTGTATTTATAATGAAGAGATagtgaattaaaatgtaaacagacataatgttaaaaaaatcaattcaacattttattattaaaaatataactatTCAAAATTGAGAAACAGAGTAAAAAGCATAGAAAGTTTATGCAAAAAGAGCAAGATTTTGAGATGTCATAATTATAGAAATCTTTgtgaaaagtttcatttttttaaatttacttcttactaagtatttttttaaaaagtcactcaCTGAtagtaaagttttgttttaatgaatgaaatgaCTCTCACTGTTAAACTCTGACGTTTTATGATCTGACGTCAGTAGTCTGATTCTCCCGaaccagagaagaaaaacaaccgaGCCGAGCTAATCTCCTTTACCACTGGAGAACCGAACCAGCGACTGTCCGCTCATCCGTCCAACCAGCCGCGTTTCACCCACACCGGGGGCGCCGATAGCCATGCGTTGTCAGATCGTCATACGCTTAGCTCAGACATGTATACGTTGTCATTaccatatgattttatttaatcagcaacataaaATCATGACGTAGATCATCATACACTTTGTTATTAACAGTTATATGGCATCCTGACTTAGCGGTTAAGTAGGTTAATGAGTTTCACACGGGCCTGTGTTGTAAttgactgcagctgcagccagaCCTGCTTTAAATACACTTTGAAACCATGACAACGCATGTATATTTATCTAGTTATCATATTATGTCATATTATAAAcaatttaatgacttattttcgTCATAACTTGTTGCGTATGCTGAACTGACAACTCCACTGACGGTCGGACTTCTTAATATCCTTATTAAGTTAAATAtccttaatattaatatcaaattaattaatatattaatattaattaattatattaattaattattaaaattaattaattataatattaatatcaaattaatattaaatatccTTAATATTAATATCCTTATTAAACAGTATACTTCCCTGTCTTACTCCGGAACATGAAGGCTTTTCAGGTTAACATATCACATACACGACATGCTATCCAAGTTAGCAGACATGTTATCCAACCCAAAAATATTAAGGAACTGGGGGACGTGAATTTAAACAGGGCGTGTTTTGTAGTgtactgcagctgcagcagcattaaatttaatttatttacttactttttattGTGTCTCTTCTCGCGTATGACAAGCTGACGACTCCTCTCAATATCGCGGACCTCCTGCAGAATGCGCATGCGTGCGCATGCGCTCTTACCATATGTATGCTATTCTGACATGTATGGCTATCTGATAGAACACCTGTTGCCTTCGGCGGCTCCGGGGCTCCTCATCATGGCAACGGCCGCTACTGTTACCGTTAACTAGTCCGCGGCGTCGCTGAGCGGCGGGACTCTGGAGGCTGACAGTCGGCGCCAGCAGCAGCGGACACGGGGGACGGAGGAAGACGGTAGTGTTCACACTGTAAACTCTGGTTAGCAGCCAtgctaacaacaacaacaataagcAGCAGCTGCCTGGGAGCCAGCAGGAAGCCGATAAGAGGAGTTTAACCCGACGTTAGTCAGATTTAGCAGCTCGGTTTGTTATTGTGGGTCCAGCTTGTTTTAATTGGAGGCTATCGGAGCTAGCCTGTTAGCTCTTGACAGTTACGGATTTCTTCTGGGTTCTTTGAAATTCATAAATCAAGCAGGTTATTTGGCATCAACAGTAGCAATCTTTTCCAGTAGTGACCTTATCGGAAAGTGTTAACACTGAAATTCACCTGCTGAAGGCATACCGGTCTATGAATTATAGAGGTCTGTAATCCAAAGCAGGTTGGATCTTGACTGTATGAGTCAGATGTGTCTCTACGAggaatttaaatttgtattaGCAACTATAACGGTATGCTTAACAACAACTAATAGCGTGAGTCTGCAATAAGGTGTAGAAACAAGAGGTAGGTTACAGGTGTCAAGGTGTActcaagttttaaaaagttgcagttTAAAAACAGGTGAACTTTCCATTCTTgtgtattgttttttaaatgaagtgtCAGATGAAGCGTTGAAATGAGCAAAGTTTTCTTCCAACTATACGGAATGCTGAGTAATGCTTCTTGCTGCACACTGCCCATCAGCTGGCTGAACAACAGCTCAGAGGCTTTTCCATCCAGATACTTTTAAGCATTGCTATAATCACTTTCAATTATTTATATGACTTAATTTTTGATCTTTTGctcatgtttaaatttaatcatGGGGAAATGGATGTACATAAAGAGCGCCACATAAAGCAACAGACTGCAAGCTACGATCAGCATATCATGCATGATATTGGTATTACGTTGTAAAGAGCAGaaggttaaaaatatatataataatatctACAATCAACACATTTATCCAAAATACGGTGAAATTTAgcaacatatacagtacagaccaaaagtttggacacacctttctaattcaatggttttctttattttcatgactatttataaggcaagaaatcccacttattaacctgacagctatgaagtgaaaaccatttcaggtgactacctcttaaagctcatcaagaaaatgcagagtgtgtgcaaagcagtaatcacagcaaaaggttgctactttgaagaaactagaatataaggggtattttcagttgttttacacttttttgtttagtgcatatttgcacatgtgttattcatagttttgatgccttcagtgtgaatctacaatgtcaatagtcatgaaaataaaggaaactcattgaattaaaaggtgtgtccaaacttttggtctgtactgtatgttctGTATTTTTGCTTATGTTTTTCTAGTACAATATTGTAGTTGTAATAATCAATATACtatgatatttaaaaacaacgTATACTAAAATATGgatgatttttgattttctgtttttaaaaaaatgattagattgtgtttatatatatatttaaattccAGGATATCATACAACATTTGATTACTCATCCATGCGCTACAGTTTTTACATAGAGACTAAAAAAACTGTGACTGTGTGGAGAGTATGCTGAGACCTGGTGTGCCCCGTAGTGaattgtgtgcgtgtgtgttaaTGTTTTGACTGTCCAGTATTTGCTCATCCAAAGTCTGAGCAGGCCTTGTGAGAAAGGTTATGGTGGGTCATCCTTTCATGGAGCGCTTTAAGAATAAACCGTTACAGAGTAGATGCTGAGACTGAACTCAAAGAGAGATAAAGGATGAAGTGTATCAGAAAAACAGTGTAATATGGTAATTATCTGAATGAGAACTTCACAAATCTGAAGAAATGTTGGTTTACACAGCAAACgtgaaaaaagtttaactttatgGCCCACAGTAAGAAACTAACACTTCACATCATCCTGAAAACACCATCTGTGTGGTccaacatggtggtggcagtatcatccattggggatttttttttcttcaacaggaaCAAGGAAGCTGTTAAGAGTTTGTTGGAGGATAAGTTTATCTAAATACAAAGCAATCCTAAAAGAAAACCTATTGGACGGTTCACCACCCAGCGGGACGTTGACCCTAAACAGTCAGCTGTGTTTATATCCAGAGTTTATATCAATGCATTTCAAGAGGTGgggtggtccagtcaaagtccaaatctgAATACCATTTAGAAATTTTTCTACAGATACTCTATATGCAATCTTACTGAAATAGAGCTATAATGCTAAGAAGAATTAGTAGAAATTCCAGTCTGTAGGTTTGCAAAGCTGGTATAGACCTACAGCTAAAAACTGTAACTGGAGCAAAAAGTTGGCTCTACAAAGTATTAACTTAGGAGGgaagaatcatgtattatttttgttccaaaTTACAATGTATCTGCTACAATGTGTTGGTCCTTCACATAAAAGCCTCCCCCCTGATAGACTGACGTTTGTCTATCAGATTTTTATCAATACAGATAGTTGAGTTGTTCAAGGCAGGATGGCAACTACTTATATGATTAGGGTTTCTTTATACAAATCTGTAACCAGCTCTATTAGATGTAGAAGCCTAAGAAACTTCATCGCCACGTCACCCGTCCTAATAACTCAGTGGActttgcttgtgtgtgtttaaatatgGGCTGGGCGTAAAGTAAATCCTGAGGTCATATTTGCTGTGTATTTGTTCATTGtaccatctgtgtgtgtgtgtgtgtgtgtgtgcgtatgtgtgtaGGGAGGGCAGGACAGGACACAAGGCGGGGCGTTGTATCTAGACCAGCAGCCCCAGTTATTTGGAACAAAAGCTTAGTTGTTGATAGATCATgtgacggggtgtgtgtgtgtgtgtgtgagtgtgagtatGTGTTCCTCCCTCATCATGTGATGCAAGCTCGAGGCAGGCTCTGAGAAGTGCTGAGTCGATTCTGAGAGGATCCTTCCACCGAGGGAGCAGGCAGGCATGCGGGCAGGGAGCGGAGACGGCCGTCCACACGGCTGGATGGACGGGTGTCGGATGGAGAAGACGGAAACGTGCGGGGGGGTTTCTCTTGGCTCAGATGGGAACCATCGGCTATCGAGTCTCTTTGCCTGTTTTTGGACTTCGAACAGGAGAAAAGTGAAGATGCAGTGCTTCATGTCGAATCCACATGTCAGTGACGAGGCAAGTTTGGGCCTGTTCTGCTACCCGTTTTGATGCTTTCATTGGGATTTTGATTTGGAAAACTTAGCGTTTTCAGCGCGACATCAACACCACTGCTGATTCACCACCAACCAAGAACATTTAGAACAATGCTGTGCTTCGTATCACTTCTCACTCTGGTAGGACTCAGTGAACTGGCCACTGACACATGTAGCTGTTTTCCACCATGCTCCAAAATATCATTTGAAATTTCTGAAATACCCACATGACTCAAACTTAATAGGCCACGGTTATTCATTCCTGTAATTATCCTTGCTTTAAATGCTAATGCAGGCGTTTTAGACGAGCAGCGGTTAGACAGCCGCGTGTCCTCAGTTATCTTGCAGGTCCTGTATTGCTTGTTTGATTGAATGCAATCAAACAAGCAAGGGAACCTGCAGCTAActgttgggtttgtttttgcttttacacacattttgatGTCAACTATTAATTTTCCATCTGTACATTTGTCCATCTGTCTTGCAGTTGTTAGATTTGATCCCTCAACAAAGATCACATGCAGGACTCTGCCCGCTGACACACCCTTTAACTCTGTACTTGTTTCTTATTGACTTCTTGCTACCCAGAGCAACATTTCACAATCTCAAACCGCCCCTTGAGCTTGTTTCATGGTTGAAAGAGCCACTTTACAGTTCACGTGCAGAGCTTCCTTCGACTCAGAGTAAAGGGCTTAAAATAGCTATAAGTTAATATATAAATGAAATTGTTGGGACACTAGACATGTCATGTGATTGATAAGCATGTTGAAAATATGAGTCACACACTACTCTTTCTAAAATTGTATATGCCTTTAAAACCAGAACTGTGCATACACATTATATAAATACACATACCTTCTTGTCTGTGCTAAAATACGTGCTAAACTGTGCCTTTGTTA
Proteins encoded in this region:
- the LOC114145156 gene encoding fibrous sheath CABYR-binding protein-like codes for the protein MFCRRALQGVGPLARWLLRPISKSTAPVRHMALGVPGGSTNLAYVVLCGGGLTAAVVYAYKTVNGDTERYEDRLANISSEEKAEVTSEATLSPPAESAPAGDEPAPGAEITPEPVPASPEPVAETSAELTADASPEEQAAAEASEADATEAPAEPADAEGAPVAEEETAPEVEPEVSAVTPAEDAAAESAAVQALASSTAGIINAFVGEESLGEALHQMENEGKELNNLKEDLQPHPLETTVETSIEAAVYIEEQLFEVEEVPHGLTIEELSADRIPAADAEQEEEEKERAVSLPEEIAEAEENTPIPDSPSEETVSSPEDSFSSDEASSAEEEATVTAEATPEEEETKSEQIPLGTVGETTQLAAASTEPSLEVLSNTEPEPPSPVAPADKEEPCHSCHSSPSSSKEAAPPAALGEDLLDMDIAQEAKESFDKPLAKQTIENGVAVTAMS